Proteins encoded by one window of Puntigrus tetrazona isolate hp1 chromosome 17, ASM1883169v1, whole genome shotgun sequence:
- the kctd3 gene encoding BTB/POZ domain-containing protein KCTD3 isoform X1, translated as MAGIGNSSTSGMGDIIQLNVGGTRFSTSRQTLTWIPDSFFSSLLSGRISTLRDETGAIFIDRDPTAFAPILNFLRTKELDLRGVNISILRHEAEFYGITPLVRRLLLCEELERSSCGSVLFHGYLPPPALPARSSAGGQGAAVAGSEERSGPGGAEGGYPRSCPQSSLPGPSGADGHQRLGSPVDPRKVLIVAGHHNWIVAAYAHFVICYRIKESSGWQQVFSSPYLDWAIERVALNAKVVGGPHGDKDKMVAASSESSIILWSIQDGGSGNEIGVFSLGVPVDSLFFIGSQLVATSHTGKVGVWNAVTQHWQVQDVVPITSCDTAGSFLLLGCNNGSIYYIDMQKFPLRMKDNDLLVTELYHDPSNDAITALSVYLTPKTSVSGNWIEIAYGTSSGAVRVIVQHPETVGSGPQLFQTFTVHRSPVTKIMLSEKHLVSVCADNNHVRTWTVTRFRGMISTQPGSTPLASFKIISLEETESHSSYSSGNDIGPFGERDDQQVFIQKVIPITNKLFVRLSSTGKRICEVQAVDGTTITCFTVRECEGSSRMGSRPRRYLFTGHANGSIQMWDLTTAMDTVNKSEDKAKREPEVGGPTEEELLKLLDQCDLSTSRCATPNISPAPSVLQHSRLRESCSSLQLQAQEPIPETATYGALRPYRESPLLARARRTESFHSYRDFHGMNLTKALLENHGQCGSTEDEMRQSAGENAEDLDKRNSTFDLWGSRSSESHPAAARKPPDSPGDQRRRAHPTEEGAVDSRQDGGRRRGAFEANFLSRKKAPPVPQLSPPPPAGADGGGSDSSSTASPSPTKVSTSPRHRKAPDAACE; from the exons ATGGCCGGAATTGGGAATAGTTCAACATCTGGAATGGGTGACATCATCCAGCTGAATGTCGGAGGAACGAG ATTTAGCACATCAAGGCAGACTCTGACTTGGATTCCTGACTCTTTCTTCTCAAG TTTACTTAGTGGAAGAATATCAACACTACGGGATGAAACTGGAGCt atatTTATTGACAGAGACCCAACAGCATTTGCACCCATTTTAAACTTTCTTCGAACTAAAGAATTAGACTTGAG GGGGGTTAACATAAGTATCCTGCGACATGAAGCCGAGTTCTATGGTATTACTCCCTTAG TCCGACGATTACTGCTTTGTGAAGAACTGGAGCGATCGTCGTGTGGAAGTGTGTTGTTTCATGGCTACCTCCCTCCACCAG CTCTCCCAGCGCGGAGCAGTGCCGGAGGGCAAGGAGCAGCGGTTGCAGGTTCAGAGGAGCGCTCAGGTCCTGGTGGGGCAGAGGGGGGTTACCCACGTTCTTGCCCTCAGTCTTCTCTCCCTGGACCCTCTGGGGCAGATGGACATCAAAGACTGG gATCACCGGTGGACCCTAGGAAGGTGCTGATTGTCGCCGGCCATCATAACTGGATCGTAGCAGCTTATGCTCATTTTGTCATATGCTACAG GATAAAGGAATCATCTGGCTGGCAGCAAGTGTTTTCCAGCCCTTACCTGGACTGGGCCATTGAGCGTGTGGCACTCAATGCAAAAGTTGTAGGCGGCCCACATGGAGATAAAGACAAAATGGTGGCAGCATCGTCAGAGAGCAGCATTATATTGTGGAGTATCCAGGATGGAGGGAGCGGAAATGAAATAG GTGTGTTCAGTCTTGGAGTACCAGTCGACTCTCTGTTCTTCATTGGGAGTCAGCTGGTCGCCACCAGTCACACGGGGAAGGTAGGAGTGTGGAACGCTGTCACCCAGCACTGGCAG GTGCAGGATGTGGTGCCCATCACAAGCTGTGACACTGCCGGCTCTTTCCTCTTGCTGGGCTGTAACAACGGCTCAATTTACTATATTG ACATGCAGAAGTTTCCGCTGAGAATGAAGGACAATGACTTGTTGGTGACAGAGCTGTACCACGACCCATCGAACGATGCCATCACAGCCCTCAGTGTCTACCTGACTCCTAAAACCA GTGTGAGTGGGAACTGGATTGAGATCGCCTACGGGACCAGCTCAGGGGCCGTGCGTGTCATCGTGCAGCATCCAGAGACCGTTGGATCTGGTCCACAGCTCTTCCAGACCTTCACTGTCCACCGCAGCCCAGTCACTAAGATTATGCTCTCAGAAAAGCATTTAGTTTCAG TGTGTGCTGACAATAATCACGTACGCACATGGACGGTGACACGCTTCAGAGGCATGATCTCCACTCAGCCAGGATCTACTCCGCTGGCCTCCTTTAAGATTATCTCTCTGGAGGAGACGGAGAGCCACAGCAGCTATTCCTCCGGCAATGACATTG GTCCGTTTGGAGAGAGAGATGACCAACAGGTGTTCATTCAGAAAGTCATTCCTATTACCAACAAACTCTTTGTTCGTCTCTCCTCTACCGGAAAAAG GATATGTGAGGTGCAGGCTGTAGATGGCACCACCATCACATGCTTCACAGTGCGAGAGTGTGAAGGCTCGAGCCGCATGGGCTCCAGACCCCGCCGTTACCTCTTTACTGGACATGCAAACGGGAGCATTCAGATGTGGGACCTCACCACCGCCATGGACACGGTCAACAAGAGTGAAGACAAAGCCAAGCGGGAACCAG AGGTGGGAGGTCCAACTGAGGAGGAGCTGCTGAAGCTGCTTGACCAATGTGATTTGAGCACATCTCGCTGTGCCACGCCCAACATCAGCCCCGCCCCCTCCGTGCTGCAGCACAGCCGGCTGCGAGAGTCCTGCTCCAG TCTTCAGCTGCAGGCTCAGGAGCCCATCCCTGAGACGGCCACGTATGGAGCCTTGCGGCCGTACCGAGAGAGCCCCCTGCTGGCCCGCGCTCGACGCACCGAGAGCTTCCACAGCTACAGAGACTTCCACGGCATGAACCTGACCAAGGCCCTGCTGGAGAACCACGGACAGTGCGGCTCCACGGAGGACGAGATGCGTCAGTCGGCGGGAGAGAACGCCGAGGACCTGGACAAAAGGAACTCCACCTTTGACCTCTGGGGGTCCAGATCATCTGAAAGCCACCCTGCAGCCGCACGCAAACCCCCGGACAGCCCCGGAGACCAGCGACGAAGGGCCCATCCGACGGAGGAAGGCGCTGTAGACTCTAGACAGGATGGAGGCAGGAGGAGGGGGGCATTCGAAGCTAATTTTCTAAGCAGGAAAAAGGCCCCTCCGGTTCCACAGCTGAGCCCCCCACCACCGGCCGGAGCTGATGGAGGGGGCAGCGACTCGTCCAGCACCGCCTCTCCCTCGCCAACTAAAGTGTCCACTTCCCCACGCCATCGCAAGGCTCCGGACGCAGCGTGTGAGTGA
- the kctd3 gene encoding BTB/POZ domain-containing protein KCTD3 isoform X2 yields MKLELGVNISILRHEAEFYGITPLVRRLLLCEELERSSCGSVLFHGYLPPPALPARSSAGGQGAAVAGSEERSGPGGAEGGYPRSCPQSSLPGPSGADGHQRLGSPVDPRKVLIVAGHHNWIVAAYAHFVICYRIKESSGWQQVFSSPYLDWAIERVALNAKVVGGPHGDKDKMVAASSESSIILWSIQDGGSGNEIGVFSLGVPVDSLFFIGSQLVATSHTGKVGVWNAVTQHWQVQDVVPITSCDTAGSFLLLGCNNGSIYYIDMQKFPLRMKDNDLLVTELYHDPSNDAITALSVYLTPKTSVSGNWIEIAYGTSSGAVRVIVQHPETVGSGPQLFQTFTVHRSPVTKIMLSEKHLVSVCADNNHVRTWTVTRFRGMISTQPGSTPLASFKIISLEETESHSSYSSGNDIGPFGERDDQQVFIQKVIPITNKLFVRLSSTGKRICEVQAVDGTTITCFTVRECEGSSRMGSRPRRYLFTGHANGSIQMWDLTTAMDTVNKSEDKAKREPEVGGPTEEELLKLLDQCDLSTSRCATPNISPAPSVLQHSRLRESCSSLQLQAQEPIPETATYGALRPYRESPLLARARRTESFHSYRDFHGMNLTKALLENHGQCGSTEDEMRQSAGENAEDLDKRNSTFDLWGSRSSESHPAAARKPPDSPGDQRRRAHPTEEGAVDSRQDGGRRRGAFEANFLSRKKAPPVPQLSPPPPAGADGGGSDSSSTASPSPTKVSTSPRHRKAPDAACE; encoded by the exons ATGAAACTGGAGCt GGGGGTTAACATAAGTATCCTGCGACATGAAGCCGAGTTCTATGGTATTACTCCCTTAG TCCGACGATTACTGCTTTGTGAAGAACTGGAGCGATCGTCGTGTGGAAGTGTGTTGTTTCATGGCTACCTCCCTCCACCAG CTCTCCCAGCGCGGAGCAGTGCCGGAGGGCAAGGAGCAGCGGTTGCAGGTTCAGAGGAGCGCTCAGGTCCTGGTGGGGCAGAGGGGGGTTACCCACGTTCTTGCCCTCAGTCTTCTCTCCCTGGACCCTCTGGGGCAGATGGACATCAAAGACTGG gATCACCGGTGGACCCTAGGAAGGTGCTGATTGTCGCCGGCCATCATAACTGGATCGTAGCAGCTTATGCTCATTTTGTCATATGCTACAG GATAAAGGAATCATCTGGCTGGCAGCAAGTGTTTTCCAGCCCTTACCTGGACTGGGCCATTGAGCGTGTGGCACTCAATGCAAAAGTTGTAGGCGGCCCACATGGAGATAAAGACAAAATGGTGGCAGCATCGTCAGAGAGCAGCATTATATTGTGGAGTATCCAGGATGGAGGGAGCGGAAATGAAATAG GTGTGTTCAGTCTTGGAGTACCAGTCGACTCTCTGTTCTTCATTGGGAGTCAGCTGGTCGCCACCAGTCACACGGGGAAGGTAGGAGTGTGGAACGCTGTCACCCAGCACTGGCAG GTGCAGGATGTGGTGCCCATCACAAGCTGTGACACTGCCGGCTCTTTCCTCTTGCTGGGCTGTAACAACGGCTCAATTTACTATATTG ACATGCAGAAGTTTCCGCTGAGAATGAAGGACAATGACTTGTTGGTGACAGAGCTGTACCACGACCCATCGAACGATGCCATCACAGCCCTCAGTGTCTACCTGACTCCTAAAACCA GTGTGAGTGGGAACTGGATTGAGATCGCCTACGGGACCAGCTCAGGGGCCGTGCGTGTCATCGTGCAGCATCCAGAGACCGTTGGATCTGGTCCACAGCTCTTCCAGACCTTCACTGTCCACCGCAGCCCAGTCACTAAGATTATGCTCTCAGAAAAGCATTTAGTTTCAG TGTGTGCTGACAATAATCACGTACGCACATGGACGGTGACACGCTTCAGAGGCATGATCTCCACTCAGCCAGGATCTACTCCGCTGGCCTCCTTTAAGATTATCTCTCTGGAGGAGACGGAGAGCCACAGCAGCTATTCCTCCGGCAATGACATTG GTCCGTTTGGAGAGAGAGATGACCAACAGGTGTTCATTCAGAAAGTCATTCCTATTACCAACAAACTCTTTGTTCGTCTCTCCTCTACCGGAAAAAG GATATGTGAGGTGCAGGCTGTAGATGGCACCACCATCACATGCTTCACAGTGCGAGAGTGTGAAGGCTCGAGCCGCATGGGCTCCAGACCCCGCCGTTACCTCTTTACTGGACATGCAAACGGGAGCATTCAGATGTGGGACCTCACCACCGCCATGGACACGGTCAACAAGAGTGAAGACAAAGCCAAGCGGGAACCAG AGGTGGGAGGTCCAACTGAGGAGGAGCTGCTGAAGCTGCTTGACCAATGTGATTTGAGCACATCTCGCTGTGCCACGCCCAACATCAGCCCCGCCCCCTCCGTGCTGCAGCACAGCCGGCTGCGAGAGTCCTGCTCCAG TCTTCAGCTGCAGGCTCAGGAGCCCATCCCTGAGACGGCCACGTATGGAGCCTTGCGGCCGTACCGAGAGAGCCCCCTGCTGGCCCGCGCTCGACGCACCGAGAGCTTCCACAGCTACAGAGACTTCCACGGCATGAACCTGACCAAGGCCCTGCTGGAGAACCACGGACAGTGCGGCTCCACGGAGGACGAGATGCGTCAGTCGGCGGGAGAGAACGCCGAGGACCTGGACAAAAGGAACTCCACCTTTGACCTCTGGGGGTCCAGATCATCTGAAAGCCACCCTGCAGCCGCACGCAAACCCCCGGACAGCCCCGGAGACCAGCGACGAAGGGCCCATCCGACGGAGGAAGGCGCTGTAGACTCTAGACAGGATGGAGGCAGGAGGAGGGGGGCATTCGAAGCTAATTTTCTAAGCAGGAAAAAGGCCCCTCCGGTTCCACAGCTGAGCCCCCCACCACCGGCCGGAGCTGATGGAGGGGGCAGCGACTCGTCCAGCACCGCCTCTCCCTCGCCAACTAAAGTGTCCACTTCCCCACGCCATCGCAAGGCTCCGGACGCAGCGTGTGAGTGA